One genomic segment of Bacteroidota bacterium includes these proteins:
- a CDS encoding formimidoylglutamase, translating into MMYEFLTPIDKENLLEGAELHPGQLGNYIFIYNGAEPDLHDFNLALIGVGDDRGNESNLGSAKAPDLVRKEFYKLTMPPAEKEFKMIDLGNIMPGDNPRDTHFALASVMLELLTHKVIPIIVGGSHDLTFGQYLGYKDLNALINLVVLDEKIDMQDAPGKSMDASSFLMKIFTQAPNYLFNYSHVGYQTYLNDVKAVETLEGLNFDCHRLGLIRANLEETEPILRDADMLSIDISCLRQADAPAHAQASPNGFSGEELCQITRYAGLSDKLTSLGIFEINPDYDRNRQTTQLAAQMIWYFVEGYYNRMSDYPVTLDEHFKFTIHIEEGDHELIFWRSKKTDRWWMELPFGDKQKYGRHQLVPCSFKDYEEACDHDLPDRWMKAYTKLV; encoded by the coding sequence ATGATGTACGAATTCCTCACACCCATAGACAAAGAAAATCTCTTAGAAGGCGCAGAACTTCATCCGGGGCAACTCGGCAATTACATTTTTATTTATAACGGTGCCGAGCCCGATCTGCATGATTTTAACCTGGCACTGATTGGTGTAGGAGATGATCGCGGCAACGAATCGAATCTCGGTTCTGCCAAAGCACCCGACTTGGTGCGCAAAGAGTTTTATAAACTCACCATGCCGCCGGCAGAGAAAGAATTTAAGATGATTGACCTGGGAAATATTATGCCCGGCGACAATCCCCGCGACACTCATTTCGCTCTGGCATCTGTGATGCTGGAACTGCTGACTCACAAAGTCATTCCCATCATTGTAGGCGGCAGTCACGACCTCACCTTTGGTCAGTATTTGGGTTATAAGGACTTGAATGCGCTGATCAATCTCGTAGTGCTGGATGAAAAAATAGATATGCAAGATGCTCCGGGAAAGAGTATGGATGCTTCGTCTTTTCTGATGAAGATTTTTACGCAAGCTCCCAACTATTTATTCAACTATAGCCACGTTGGCTATCAAACTTACCTGAACGATGTAAAAGCAGTTGAAACTTTAGAAGGCTTGAATTTTGACTGCCATCGCTTGGGTTTAATCCGCGCCAATCTGGAAGAAACAGAGCCGATTTTGCGCGATGCCGATATGCTGAGTATTGACATTTCCTGCCTCCGCCAGGCAGATGCTCCGGCGCATGCACAGGCTTCGCCCAACGGTTTCAGCGGGGAGGAGTTGTGTCAAATCACCCGCTATGCGGGCTTGAGTGATAAACTGACTTCGCTGGGCATTTTTGAAATCAATCCGGACTATGACCGTAACCGCCAGACCACCCAGCTTGCGGCCCAGATGATTTGGTATTTTGTCGAGGGTTATTACAACCGCATGAGTGACTATCCGGTTACCTTAGACGAGCACTTCAAGTTCACCATCCACATTGAAGAAGGTGACCATGAACTGATTTTCTGGCGCAGCAAAAAAACCGACCGCTGGTGGATGGAACTGCCTTTTGGCGATAAGCAAAAATATGGCCGACACCAATTAGTGCCTTGCTCGTTCAAAGATTATGAAGAGGCCTGCGACCACGACCTACCCGACCGTTGGATGAAGGCTTATACCAAGTTGGTCTGA
- a CDS encoding citrate transporter has protein sequence MELFAPVNIWGIGLEFFLFGLTLVGVALFHHKTMEVALTGMVAIVIYKTVFTSFGLVGHLHHEWKDLLNLFGLLIGFAILADHFEHSGIPAGLPKYLPDNWTGGFALLVIVFMLSALLDNIAATMIGGGIAHVVYRRKLHLAFLAAIVAASNAGGSGSVLGDTTTTMMWIDGVNLFDVLHAYVAAVPALILVGIPASIQQHRYNPIMKDEVRNVHISQRRVLVCVLMLLGAVGANILLDFPAIGVWLAIFIGSFIITTHWKVIRHAMSGTIFLLALVLSASMMPVDKLPEASWHTTLGLGFLSSVFDNIPLTKLALVQGGYDWGILAFAVGFGGSMIWFGSSAGVALSNMFPEAKSIVAWVKNAWYIIPAYVISYFIMLQIMGWNPHAPHKEPKLDIQEIMMDKH, from the coding sequence ATGGAATTATTTGCACCGGTAAATATATGGGGGATAGGTCTTGAGTTTTTTCTTTTTGGATTGACCTTAGTGGGCGTGGCGCTGTTTCATCACAAAACGATGGAAGTAGCGCTGACCGGCATGGTTGCCATCGTGATCTATAAAACAGTGTTCACCTCTTTCGGGCTGGTGGGCCATTTGCATCACGAGTGGAAAGATTTGTTGAATCTATTCGGGCTTCTCATTGGCTTTGCCATTCTGGCCGATCATTTTGAACATTCGGGAATTCCGGCAGGACTGCCAAAATATTTGCCTGATAACTGGACGGGAGGATTTGCTTTGTTGGTCATCGTTTTTATGCTCTCTGCACTGCTCGACAATATCGCCGCCACAATGATAGGGGGTGGTATTGCGCATGTGGTATATCGGCGCAAATTGCATTTGGCATTCCTCGCAGCGATTGTGGCCGCAAGCAATGCCGGCGGAAGCGGCTCGGTGCTGGGCGACACCACCACCACCATGATGTGGATTGACGGAGTGAACCTGTTTGATGTGTTGCATGCTTATGTGGCGGCGGTACCTGCCCTAATTTTAGTCGGCATTCCGGCCAGCATACAGCAACACCGATATAACCCCATCATGAAAGATGAGGTACGGAATGTTCACATCAGCCAACGGCGGGTGTTGGTCTGTGTCTTGATGCTGTTGGGAGCGGTCGGCGCCAATATTCTCCTTGATTTTCCGGCTATCGGAGTTTGGTTGGCAATTTTCATCGGCTCATTCATCATCACCACACATTGGAAAGTAATTCGCCATGCCATGAGCGGAACAATTTTTCTGTTGGCGCTGGTGCTATCGGCCTCGATGATGCCGGTGGATAAATTGCCGGAGGCCAGTTGGCATACAACTTTGGGGCTGGGCTTTCTCTCTTCGGTGTTCGACAATATTCCACTGACCAAACTGGCTCTGGTGCAGGGCGGTTATGATTGGGGCATACTGGCCTTTGCGGTGGGCTTTGGAGGCAGCATGATTTGGTTTGGCTCCTCGGCTGGGGTGGCGCTTTCAAATATGTTCCCCGAGGCAAAAAGTATTGTGGCTTGGGTAAAAAATGCTTGGTACATCATTCCCGCCTATGTAATCTCCTATTTTATTATGCTGCAAATCATGGGATGGAATCCGCATGCACCACACAAAGAACCGAAACTGGACATACAAGAGATTATGATGGACAAGCACTGA
- a CDS encoding helix-turn-helix transcriptional regulator, whose translation MKQCESIHMVVNLIEKQRKPKFPNKKDFAYHLNIHPGTYSKFLKGKATPDLPLFLQMCEAVGIVVFIVIKKKEDGKRDGR comes from the coding sequence ATGAAGCAGTGTGAATCCATACACATGGTAGTGAATCTGATTGAGAAGCAGCGGAAGCCTAAATTCCCCAATAAAAAGGACTTTGCTTATCATCTCAACATCCACCCCGGCACCTACAGCAAATTTCTGAAAGGCAAAGCCACTCCTGACTTGCCCCTGTTTCTTCAAATGTGTGAGGCAGTGGGCATTGTGGTTTTTATCGTCATCAAAAAGAAGGAGGATGGAAAGAGGGACGGGCGGTAG